A genome region from Bombus terrestris chromosome 10, iyBomTerr1.2, whole genome shotgun sequence includes the following:
- the LOC100642219 gene encoding netrin receptor UNC5C isoform X1, translated as MRPKSCSLFLLFCVLLPGLVRPFTSGEEGEDAAEDEDSYLLEEDDVPSATIATDTELISEAGGHLPVFLTEPVDSFVVKNKPATLHCKAAHALQIYFRCNDARAEDSQQQDFVDPHTGTRIVDCELNVTRDHIEEYFGRDKFKCECIAWSGSGQIKSQPATVDVAYLKKQFESPPYSVSVEAGQSTELRCLPPVGVPPPRVYWLRNNVPVDTESDTLLVSSEGHLLVGQAKLSHQANYTCVAENIAAKRLSEPVSLTVYVKGGWSSWSAWSECHSRCAKGGQKRTRTCTNPAPMNGGQPCMGPSQQKMDCNIACPAGTLEEFTNALVVDGGWSRWSAWSVCGTDCTHTRRRSCDEPPPSHGGRPCQGRDISVANCTGGMCNNGNTKMGGAHLTEQANSQMDMALYGSLTAACAVVGGLAFFIARFLRRKGRDHSLYSMARNEFQPEFFPDQDKKLSLQPDVTATSVPACYEYPFDPKLSMSRSLSEHHYDVPHLSIAPQPSPMSPTPSTSTQESCSDKQIHSDCENSVTSSYPSSDSTYNVASESVRLPKLETGNVAGAAVNTRGALLVLPDAGISMSVPEGAVPKPLREELYLAVLNEDRFRPRLPDGITQLSAVVTCGPSSATFNKPVILQFEHCAMLHPATWELSVWASDGLSVEDGTAIASSKDHQSITWTRVLTLGNETINTPLFTQLDHAEAFIVTEQLRGYVLAGQSCENVIATKRLRLALFASQAGQCCVRVYAVEDTKAAMKAIVDRESQIRGYLLDKPRTLLFQDNGESLCISLEEVGNEWQSKSPTERQEISFRDMWNCQENTKHVTFGLDTAFGPTSSRSYKLQVSQGNSDTRQVFRIVYDGAKQLISSGSVTRPLREVTVVSSGHANNVTTDSTTLRPFRFTRSLRKQLCQCLDPPNALGNDWRMLAQRLQVDRYINYFATKSSPTEHILDLWEAKHHEPTAVTDLLNHLRVMGRTDAATILEAQLGPWL; from the exons AAGGCGAGGACGCCGCGGAAGACGAAGATTCCTATCTCCTGGAAGAGGACGACGTACCTTCAGCGACAATAGCCACCGACACGGAACTAATCTCCGAGGCAGGAGGCCATCTGCCCGTCTTTCTCACCGAACCAGTCGATTCGTTTGTGGTGAAGAACAAACCGGCCACGTTACATTGCAAGGCCGCACACGCATTGCAGATCTACTTCCGGTGCAACGACGCGAGGGCGGAAGATTCGCAGCAACAGGATTTCGTAGACCCTCACACCGGCACTAGAATAGTCGACTGCGAATTGAACGTAACCAGAGACCACATCGAGGAATATTTTGGCAGAGACAAGTTCAAGTGCGAATGTATCGCATGGTCTGGTTCTGGACAGATTAAAAGTCAGCCTGCGACTGTCGATGTTGCTT ACCTGAAGAAGCAATTCGAATCTCCGCCGTACTCGGTATCGGTGGAAGCAGGCCAGAGCACCGAACTCAGGTGTCTTCCTCCTGTGGGAGTGCCACCACCGAGGGTGTACTGGCTAAGAAATAACGTCCCCGTCGACACGGAGTCGGACACGCTTTTAGTGTCTAGCGAGGGACACCTTCTGGTTGGCCAAGCGAAGCTAAGCCATCAGGCGAATTACACTTGTGTCGCGGAGAATATCGCGGCCAAGAGGCTTAGCGAGCCTGTCAGCCTGACAGTTTATG TGAAGGGTGGATGGTCCTCGTGGTCCGCATGGTCCGAATGTCACTCGAGATGCGCGAAAGGTGGCCAGAAACGAACTCGAACGTGCACGAACCCCGCCCCCATGAACGGGGGTCAGCCTTGCATGGGTCCGTCTCAACAGAAGATGGACTGCAACATCGCCTGTCCCG CCGGCACTCTGGAGGAGTTTACCAACGCTCTAG TGGTGGACGGAGGATGGTCCAGATGGTCGGCATGGTCGGTGTGCGGCACCGACTGTACGCATACAAGAAGAAGATCCTGTGACGAGCCACCACCCAGCCACGGTGGACGACCTTGTCAAGGGAGGGACATCAGCGTGGCGAATTGCACCGGCGGCATGTGCAACA ATGGCAACACGAAGATGGGCGGTGCACACTTGACCGAGCAGG CGAACTCGCAGATGGACATGGCTCTGTACGGCAGCCTGACTGCCGCGTGTGCAGTAGTCGGCGGCCTGGCATTTTTCATAGCGAGGTTTCTGAGGCGCAAAGGTCGGGACCATTCTCTTTACTCCATGGCCCGTAACG AATTCCAGCCGGAGTTCTTCCCGGACCAGGACAAGAAGCTGAGCCTACAGCCGGACGTAACAGCGACGAGCGTTCCGGCCTGTTACGAGTATCCTTTCGACCCGAAGCTGTCGATGTCGAGATCCCTCTCCGAGCACCATTACGACGTGCCCCACCTATCGATCGCTCCACAACCGTCACCAATGTCACCAACGCCAAGCACGTCGACGCAGGAATCATGCAGCGACAAACAGATCCATTCCGATTGCGAGAACAGCGTCACTAGCTCGTACCCGTCATCCGACTCGACGTACAACGTCGCCTCGGAGAGCGTTCGTTTACCGAAGCTTGAGACCGGAAACGTTGCTGGAGCGGCGGTAAACACGCGTGGCGCGCTTTTGGTGCTTCCGGACGCGGGCATATCCATGTCGGTGCCCGAGGGAGCCGTGCCGAAGCCACTCAGGGAGGAACTCTACTTGGCGGTGCTGAACGAGGATCGCTTTAGGCCTCGATTACCCG ACGGTATCACACAACTATCCGCGGTGGTGACCTGCGGCCCTTCGTCGGCAACTTTCAACAAACCAGTAATCCTCCAGTTCGAGCACTGCGCGATGCTTCACCCAGCAACGTGGGAGTTGAGCGTCTGGGCTAGCGATGGTCTAAGCGTCGAGGACGGTACAGCGATCGCTTCTTCCAAGGATCATCAATCGATTACGTGGACAAGAGTGTTAACGTTAGGCAACGAGACGATCAACACACCGCTGTTCACGCAGCTGGATCACGCGGAAGCCTTCATCGTGACGGAACAACTGAGAGGCTACGTTCTAGCTGGCCAAAGTTGCGAAAACGTGATCGCCACGAAGAGACTACGGCTAGCGTTGTTCGCCAGCCAAGCAGGCCAATGTTGCGTCCGAGTGTATGCCGTGGAAGACACGAAGGCTGCCATGAAGGCGATCGTCGATAGAGAATCTCAAATTAGAGGTTACTTGCTGGATAAGCCAAGAACCCTGCTGTTCCAAGACAACGGTGAATCGCTCTGCATCAGCCTCGAAGAAGTTGGTAACGAGTGGCAGAGCAAGTCGCCCACGGAACGGCAGGAGATTTCGTTCAGGGACATGTGGAACTGCCAGGAGAACACGAAACACGTAACTTTCGGGTTAGACACCGCGTTCGGACCTACCAGCAGCAGAAGCTACAAACTCCAAGTATCGCAAGGGAACTCGGACACCAGGCAGGTGTTTAGGATCGTGTACGACGGCGCGAAGCAATTGATCTCATCCGGAAGCGTGACCAGACCGCTCAGAGAGGTGACTGTGGTCAGCAGCGGGCATGCTAATAACGTGACCACTGACTCCACCACCCTCAGACCGTTTCGGTTTACCAGGTCCCTAAGGAAACAGCTATGCCAATGCCTGGACCCACCGAACGCTCTTGGCAACGACTGGAGGATGCTGGCGCAGAGGCTTCAAGTCGACAG GTACATCAACTACTTCGCCACTAAGTCCAGTCCCACGGAGCATATTCTGGACCTGTGGGAAGCGAAACACCATGAGCCAACCGCGGTGACCGACCTCCTGAACCATCTTCGAGTGATGGGCAGAACCGACGCGGCCACGATCCTGGAAGCCCAACTGGGTCCGTGGCTTTGA
- the LOC100642219 gene encoding netrin receptor UNC5C isoform X4, with protein sequence MRPKSCSLFLLFCVLLPGLVRPFTSGEEGEDAAEDEDSYLLEEDDVPSATIATDTELISEAGGHLPVFLTEPVDSFVVKNKPATLHCKAAHALQIYFRCNDARAEDSQQQDFVDPHTGTRIVDCELNVTRDHIEEYFGRDKFKCECIAWSGSGQIKSQPATVDVAYLKKQFESPPYSVSVEAGQSTELRCLPPVGVPPPRVYWLRNNVPVDTESDTLLVSSEGHLLVGQAKLSHQANYTCVAENIAAKRLSEPVSLTVYVKGGWSSWSAWSECHSRCAKGGQKRTRTCTNPAPMNGGQPCMGPSQQKMDCNIACPDGNTKMGGAHLTEQANSQMDMALYGSLTAACAVVGGLAFFIARFLRRKGRDHSLYSMARNEFQPEFFPDQDKKLSLQPDVTATSVPACYEYPFDPKLSMSRSLSEHHYDVPHLSIAPQPSPMSPTPSTSTQESCSDKQIHSDCENSVTSSYPSSDSTYNVASESVRLPKLETGNVAGAAVNTRGALLVLPDAGISMSVPEGAVPKPLREELYLAVLNEDRFRPRLPDGITQLSAVVTCGPSSATFNKPVILQFEHCAMLHPATWELSVWASDGLSVEDGTAIASSKDHQSITWTRVLTLGNETINTPLFTQLDHAEAFIVTEQLRGYVLAGQSCENVIATKRLRLALFASQAGQCCVRVYAVEDTKAAMKAIVDRESQIRGYLLDKPRTLLFQDNGESLCISLEEVGNEWQSKSPTERQEISFRDMWNCQENTKHVTFGLDTAFGPTSSRSYKLQVSQGNSDTRQVFRIVYDGAKQLISSGSVTRPLREVTVVSSGHANNVTTDSTTLRPFRFTRSLRKQLCQCLDPPNALGNDWRMLAQRLQVDRYINYFATKSSPTEHILDLWEAKHHEPTAVTDLLNHLRVMGRTDAATILEAQLGPWL encoded by the exons AAGGCGAGGACGCCGCGGAAGACGAAGATTCCTATCTCCTGGAAGAGGACGACGTACCTTCAGCGACAATAGCCACCGACACGGAACTAATCTCCGAGGCAGGAGGCCATCTGCCCGTCTTTCTCACCGAACCAGTCGATTCGTTTGTGGTGAAGAACAAACCGGCCACGTTACATTGCAAGGCCGCACACGCATTGCAGATCTACTTCCGGTGCAACGACGCGAGGGCGGAAGATTCGCAGCAACAGGATTTCGTAGACCCTCACACCGGCACTAGAATAGTCGACTGCGAATTGAACGTAACCAGAGACCACATCGAGGAATATTTTGGCAGAGACAAGTTCAAGTGCGAATGTATCGCATGGTCTGGTTCTGGACAGATTAAAAGTCAGCCTGCGACTGTCGATGTTGCTT ACCTGAAGAAGCAATTCGAATCTCCGCCGTACTCGGTATCGGTGGAAGCAGGCCAGAGCACCGAACTCAGGTGTCTTCCTCCTGTGGGAGTGCCACCACCGAGGGTGTACTGGCTAAGAAATAACGTCCCCGTCGACACGGAGTCGGACACGCTTTTAGTGTCTAGCGAGGGACACCTTCTGGTTGGCCAAGCGAAGCTAAGCCATCAGGCGAATTACACTTGTGTCGCGGAGAATATCGCGGCCAAGAGGCTTAGCGAGCCTGTCAGCCTGACAGTTTATG TGAAGGGTGGATGGTCCTCGTGGTCCGCATGGTCCGAATGTCACTCGAGATGCGCGAAAGGTGGCCAGAAACGAACTCGAACGTGCACGAACCCCGCCCCCATGAACGGGGGTCAGCCTTGCATGGGTCCGTCTCAACAGAAGATGGACTGCAACATCGCCTGTCCCG ATGGCAACACGAAGATGGGCGGTGCACACTTGACCGAGCAGG CGAACTCGCAGATGGACATGGCTCTGTACGGCAGCCTGACTGCCGCGTGTGCAGTAGTCGGCGGCCTGGCATTTTTCATAGCGAGGTTTCTGAGGCGCAAAGGTCGGGACCATTCTCTTTACTCCATGGCCCGTAACG AATTCCAGCCGGAGTTCTTCCCGGACCAGGACAAGAAGCTGAGCCTACAGCCGGACGTAACAGCGACGAGCGTTCCGGCCTGTTACGAGTATCCTTTCGACCCGAAGCTGTCGATGTCGAGATCCCTCTCCGAGCACCATTACGACGTGCCCCACCTATCGATCGCTCCACAACCGTCACCAATGTCACCAACGCCAAGCACGTCGACGCAGGAATCATGCAGCGACAAACAGATCCATTCCGATTGCGAGAACAGCGTCACTAGCTCGTACCCGTCATCCGACTCGACGTACAACGTCGCCTCGGAGAGCGTTCGTTTACCGAAGCTTGAGACCGGAAACGTTGCTGGAGCGGCGGTAAACACGCGTGGCGCGCTTTTGGTGCTTCCGGACGCGGGCATATCCATGTCGGTGCCCGAGGGAGCCGTGCCGAAGCCACTCAGGGAGGAACTCTACTTGGCGGTGCTGAACGAGGATCGCTTTAGGCCTCGATTACCCG ACGGTATCACACAACTATCCGCGGTGGTGACCTGCGGCCCTTCGTCGGCAACTTTCAACAAACCAGTAATCCTCCAGTTCGAGCACTGCGCGATGCTTCACCCAGCAACGTGGGAGTTGAGCGTCTGGGCTAGCGATGGTCTAAGCGTCGAGGACGGTACAGCGATCGCTTCTTCCAAGGATCATCAATCGATTACGTGGACAAGAGTGTTAACGTTAGGCAACGAGACGATCAACACACCGCTGTTCACGCAGCTGGATCACGCGGAAGCCTTCATCGTGACGGAACAACTGAGAGGCTACGTTCTAGCTGGCCAAAGTTGCGAAAACGTGATCGCCACGAAGAGACTACGGCTAGCGTTGTTCGCCAGCCAAGCAGGCCAATGTTGCGTCCGAGTGTATGCCGTGGAAGACACGAAGGCTGCCATGAAGGCGATCGTCGATAGAGAATCTCAAATTAGAGGTTACTTGCTGGATAAGCCAAGAACCCTGCTGTTCCAAGACAACGGTGAATCGCTCTGCATCAGCCTCGAAGAAGTTGGTAACGAGTGGCAGAGCAAGTCGCCCACGGAACGGCAGGAGATTTCGTTCAGGGACATGTGGAACTGCCAGGAGAACACGAAACACGTAACTTTCGGGTTAGACACCGCGTTCGGACCTACCAGCAGCAGAAGCTACAAACTCCAAGTATCGCAAGGGAACTCGGACACCAGGCAGGTGTTTAGGATCGTGTACGACGGCGCGAAGCAATTGATCTCATCCGGAAGCGTGACCAGACCGCTCAGAGAGGTGACTGTGGTCAGCAGCGGGCATGCTAATAACGTGACCACTGACTCCACCACCCTCAGACCGTTTCGGTTTACCAGGTCCCTAAGGAAACAGCTATGCCAATGCCTGGACCCACCGAACGCTCTTGGCAACGACTGGAGGATGCTGGCGCAGAGGCTTCAAGTCGACAG GTACATCAACTACTTCGCCACTAAGTCCAGTCCCACGGAGCATATTCTGGACCTGTGGGAAGCGAAACACCATGAGCCAACCGCGGTGACCGACCTCCTGAACCATCTTCGAGTGATGGGCAGAACCGACGCGGCCACGATCCTGGAAGCCCAACTGGGTCCGTGGCTTTGA
- the LOC100642219 gene encoding netrin receptor UNC5C isoform X3 → MRPKSCSLFLLFCVLLPGLVRPFTSGEEGEDAAEDEDSYLLEEDDVPSATIATDTELISEAGGHLPVFLTEPVDSFVVKNKPATLHCKAAHALQIYFRCNDARAEDSQQQDFVDPHTGTRIVDCELNVTRDHIEEYFGRDKFKCECIAWSGSGQIKSQPATVDVAYLKKQFESPPYSVSVEAGQSTELRCLPPVGVPPPRVYWLRNNVPVDTESDTLLVSSEGHLLVGQAKLSHQANYTCVAENIAAKRLSEPVSLTVYVKGGWSSWSAWSECHSRCAKGGQKRTRTCTNPAPMNGGQPCMGPSQQKMDCNIACPVVDGGWSRWSAWSVCGTDCTHTRRRSCDEPPPSHGGRPCQGRDISVANCTGGMCNNGNTKMGGAHLTEQANSQMDMALYGSLTAACAVVGGLAFFIARFLRRKGRDHSLYSMARNEFQPEFFPDQDKKLSLQPDVTATSVPACYEYPFDPKLSMSRSLSEHHYDVPHLSIAPQPSPMSPTPSTSTQESCSDKQIHSDCENSVTSSYPSSDSTYNVASESVRLPKLETGNVAGAAVNTRGALLVLPDAGISMSVPEGAVPKPLREELYLAVLNEDRFRPRLPDGITQLSAVVTCGPSSATFNKPVILQFEHCAMLHPATWELSVWASDGLSVEDGTAIASSKDHQSITWTRVLTLGNETINTPLFTQLDHAEAFIVTEQLRGYVLAGQSCENVIATKRLRLALFASQAGQCCVRVYAVEDTKAAMKAIVDRESQIRGYLLDKPRTLLFQDNGESLCISLEEVGNEWQSKSPTERQEISFRDMWNCQENTKHVTFGLDTAFGPTSSRSYKLQVSQGNSDTRQVFRIVYDGAKQLISSGSVTRPLREVTVVSSGHANNVTTDSTTLRPFRFTRSLRKQLCQCLDPPNALGNDWRMLAQRLQVDRYINYFATKSSPTEHILDLWEAKHHEPTAVTDLLNHLRVMGRTDAATILEAQLGPWL, encoded by the exons AAGGCGAGGACGCCGCGGAAGACGAAGATTCCTATCTCCTGGAAGAGGACGACGTACCTTCAGCGACAATAGCCACCGACACGGAACTAATCTCCGAGGCAGGAGGCCATCTGCCCGTCTTTCTCACCGAACCAGTCGATTCGTTTGTGGTGAAGAACAAACCGGCCACGTTACATTGCAAGGCCGCACACGCATTGCAGATCTACTTCCGGTGCAACGACGCGAGGGCGGAAGATTCGCAGCAACAGGATTTCGTAGACCCTCACACCGGCACTAGAATAGTCGACTGCGAATTGAACGTAACCAGAGACCACATCGAGGAATATTTTGGCAGAGACAAGTTCAAGTGCGAATGTATCGCATGGTCTGGTTCTGGACAGATTAAAAGTCAGCCTGCGACTGTCGATGTTGCTT ACCTGAAGAAGCAATTCGAATCTCCGCCGTACTCGGTATCGGTGGAAGCAGGCCAGAGCACCGAACTCAGGTGTCTTCCTCCTGTGGGAGTGCCACCACCGAGGGTGTACTGGCTAAGAAATAACGTCCCCGTCGACACGGAGTCGGACACGCTTTTAGTGTCTAGCGAGGGACACCTTCTGGTTGGCCAAGCGAAGCTAAGCCATCAGGCGAATTACACTTGTGTCGCGGAGAATATCGCGGCCAAGAGGCTTAGCGAGCCTGTCAGCCTGACAGTTTATG TGAAGGGTGGATGGTCCTCGTGGTCCGCATGGTCCGAATGTCACTCGAGATGCGCGAAAGGTGGCCAGAAACGAACTCGAACGTGCACGAACCCCGCCCCCATGAACGGGGGTCAGCCTTGCATGGGTCCGTCTCAACAGAAGATGGACTGCAACATCGCCTGTCCCG TGGTGGACGGAGGATGGTCCAGATGGTCGGCATGGTCGGTGTGCGGCACCGACTGTACGCATACAAGAAGAAGATCCTGTGACGAGCCACCACCCAGCCACGGTGGACGACCTTGTCAAGGGAGGGACATCAGCGTGGCGAATTGCACCGGCGGCATGTGCAACA ATGGCAACACGAAGATGGGCGGTGCACACTTGACCGAGCAGG CGAACTCGCAGATGGACATGGCTCTGTACGGCAGCCTGACTGCCGCGTGTGCAGTAGTCGGCGGCCTGGCATTTTTCATAGCGAGGTTTCTGAGGCGCAAAGGTCGGGACCATTCTCTTTACTCCATGGCCCGTAACG AATTCCAGCCGGAGTTCTTCCCGGACCAGGACAAGAAGCTGAGCCTACAGCCGGACGTAACAGCGACGAGCGTTCCGGCCTGTTACGAGTATCCTTTCGACCCGAAGCTGTCGATGTCGAGATCCCTCTCCGAGCACCATTACGACGTGCCCCACCTATCGATCGCTCCACAACCGTCACCAATGTCACCAACGCCAAGCACGTCGACGCAGGAATCATGCAGCGACAAACAGATCCATTCCGATTGCGAGAACAGCGTCACTAGCTCGTACCCGTCATCCGACTCGACGTACAACGTCGCCTCGGAGAGCGTTCGTTTACCGAAGCTTGAGACCGGAAACGTTGCTGGAGCGGCGGTAAACACGCGTGGCGCGCTTTTGGTGCTTCCGGACGCGGGCATATCCATGTCGGTGCCCGAGGGAGCCGTGCCGAAGCCACTCAGGGAGGAACTCTACTTGGCGGTGCTGAACGAGGATCGCTTTAGGCCTCGATTACCCG ACGGTATCACACAACTATCCGCGGTGGTGACCTGCGGCCCTTCGTCGGCAACTTTCAACAAACCAGTAATCCTCCAGTTCGAGCACTGCGCGATGCTTCACCCAGCAACGTGGGAGTTGAGCGTCTGGGCTAGCGATGGTCTAAGCGTCGAGGACGGTACAGCGATCGCTTCTTCCAAGGATCATCAATCGATTACGTGGACAAGAGTGTTAACGTTAGGCAACGAGACGATCAACACACCGCTGTTCACGCAGCTGGATCACGCGGAAGCCTTCATCGTGACGGAACAACTGAGAGGCTACGTTCTAGCTGGCCAAAGTTGCGAAAACGTGATCGCCACGAAGAGACTACGGCTAGCGTTGTTCGCCAGCCAAGCAGGCCAATGTTGCGTCCGAGTGTATGCCGTGGAAGACACGAAGGCTGCCATGAAGGCGATCGTCGATAGAGAATCTCAAATTAGAGGTTACTTGCTGGATAAGCCAAGAACCCTGCTGTTCCAAGACAACGGTGAATCGCTCTGCATCAGCCTCGAAGAAGTTGGTAACGAGTGGCAGAGCAAGTCGCCCACGGAACGGCAGGAGATTTCGTTCAGGGACATGTGGAACTGCCAGGAGAACACGAAACACGTAACTTTCGGGTTAGACACCGCGTTCGGACCTACCAGCAGCAGAAGCTACAAACTCCAAGTATCGCAAGGGAACTCGGACACCAGGCAGGTGTTTAGGATCGTGTACGACGGCGCGAAGCAATTGATCTCATCCGGAAGCGTGACCAGACCGCTCAGAGAGGTGACTGTGGTCAGCAGCGGGCATGCTAATAACGTGACCACTGACTCCACCACCCTCAGACCGTTTCGGTTTACCAGGTCCCTAAGGAAACAGCTATGCCAATGCCTGGACCCACCGAACGCTCTTGGCAACGACTGGAGGATGCTGGCGCAGAGGCTTCAAGTCGACAG GTACATCAACTACTTCGCCACTAAGTCCAGTCCCACGGAGCATATTCTGGACCTGTGGGAAGCGAAACACCATGAGCCAACCGCGGTGACCGACCTCCTGAACCATCTTCGAGTGATGGGCAGAACCGACGCGGCCACGATCCTGGAAGCCCAACTGGGTCCGTGGCTTTGA